Proteins found in one uncultured Desulfuromonas sp. genomic segment:
- a CDS encoding ATP synthase subunit I, which yields MTSDWLGGALAVSVGFILGLIFFAGLWWTVKRAVTSPHPALWFIGSMLIRVAITLVGFYWVSADQWWRLLLCTAGFIVARPVVSRTVNQPDTGRRTPCN from the coding sequence ATGACCAGTGACTGGTTGGGTGGCGCATTAGCCGTCAGTGTCGGCTTTATCCTCGGACTGATCTTCTTTGCCGGGTTGTGGTGGACCGTGAAGCGGGCCGTCACTTCGCCGCATCCGGCACTGTGGTTTATCGGCAGCATGCTGATTCGGGTGGCTATCACCCTGGTGGGCTTTTACTGGGTCAGCGCTGATCAATGGTGGCGGTTGTTACTCTGCACTGCCGGGTTTATCGTGGCGCGGCCGGTGGTATCACGCACTGTCAACCAACCCGACACAGGCAGGAGGACACCATGCAATTAA
- a CDS encoding F0F1 ATP synthase subunit A encodes MQLSSDAVIFWSHGWANLNLTIVTTWVLMVVLVGGSWLLTRRLAQQDHHTRLQALLEMIIIAMVDLLKDAGLKPARHYLPLIGTLFIFIALSNLLVIIPGYQAPTGSLSTTTALAVIVFVAVPYYGIRSQGVRDYLASYLKPVWIMLPFNLIGELSRTLALAVRLFGNMMSGAMIGAILLMIAPLIFPLLMNLLGLLTGMVQAYIFSVLAIVYIAAAIRIHPQ; translated from the coding sequence ATGCAATTAAGCTCCGATGCCGTCATTTTCTGGAGTCATGGCTGGGCAAACCTCAACCTGACCATTGTCACCACCTGGGTGCTGATGGTGGTACTGGTCGGGGGAAGCTGGCTGCTGACACGGCGTCTGGCCCAACAAGACCATCACACCCGGCTGCAGGCATTACTGGAGATGATTATCATTGCCATGGTCGACCTGCTCAAGGACGCCGGGCTGAAACCGGCCCGCCACTATCTGCCGCTGATCGGGACCCTGTTCATCTTTATCGCCCTGTCTAACCTGCTGGTGATCATTCCCGGCTATCAGGCGCCGACCGGCTCGCTGTCCACCACCACGGCTCTGGCGGTGATCGTTTTTGTCGCTGTGCCTTATTACGGCATTCGCTCCCAGGGTGTCAGGGACTATCTCGCCTCGTACCTCAAGCCGGTATGGATCATGTTGCCGTTTAACCTCATCGGTGAACTGTCGCGCACTCTGGCTCTGGCGGTGCGCCTGTTCGGCAACATGATGAGCGGCGCCATGATCGGTGCGATTTTACTGATGATCGCACCGTTGATTTTTCCGTTATTAATGAATCTGCTCGGTCTGCTCACCGGCATGGTTCAAGCGTACATTTTCTCGGTTTTGGCCATCGTTTATATTGCTGCGGCCATCCGAATTCATCCTCAATAG
- a CDS encoding F0F1 ATP synthase subunit epsilon produces MKLSILLPSRIFASHDNVGHLVVETPNGALGFLPRRRDCITPISAGILTYRHDDGVERYVATDTGILVKTGLEVSVSVRHAVASDNLDELQQIVREEFLQLTEREQNVRMLFAKIESGFIRRLAEYRHE; encoded by the coding sequence ATGAAACTTAGCATTTTGCTGCCGTCGCGCATCTTCGCCAGCCATGACAACGTCGGCCACCTTGTTGTTGAGACCCCTAATGGCGCTCTGGGTTTTCTGCCGCGGCGGCGCGACTGTATCACACCGATCAGCGCGGGTATTCTCACCTATCGCCACGATGACGGCGTGGAACGGTATGTGGCCACGGATACCGGCATTCTGGTTAAAACCGGTCTGGAGGTATCGGTGTCGGTGCGCCATGCCGTGGCCAGTGATAATCTCGACGAACTGCAACAGATTGTCCGCGAAGAATTTTTACAACTCACGGAACGGGAGCAAAATGTGCGCATGTTGTTCGCTAAAATCGAAAGCGGTTTTATCCGTCGCCTGGCGGAGTATCGCCATGAGTGA
- the atpD gene encoding F0F1 ATP synthase subunit beta, whose protein sequence is MDNKRPSTANEATFQGHVVAIRGSVVDVFFPEHLPEIHTLLHCPDLENVILEVASQLDASHVRAMALTPTQGLARQMVVTHNGTPLQAPVGHAILSRMFDVFGNPIDRKPPAENLQWRSVHQPSPPLSQRSTEPEVFETGIKVIDVLTPLERGGKTGLFGGAGVGKTVLLTEMIHNMVHQHEGVSLFCGIGERCREGEELYRDMQQAGVLDNMAMIFGQMNEPPGSRFRVGHAALTMAEYFRDDEHRDVLLLIDNIFRFIQAGSEISGLMGQMPSRLGYQPTLSTELSQLQERIANTETGAITSIQAVYVPADDFTDPAAVHTFSHLSASVVLSRKRASEGLYPAIDPLQSNSKMANPSIVGHHHDAIARQVRQTLAQYEEMKDIIAMLGLEQLSQKDRAIVSKARRLERFLTQPFFTTEQFSGMSGKLVNREQALEGCQQILAGEFDDCPEQALYMVGTIEEAREKWQTIQDKQQGGDDET, encoded by the coding sequence ATGGATAATAAACGCCCCAGTACCGCAAATGAAGCCACGTTCCAAGGTCACGTTGTTGCGATTCGCGGCAGTGTTGTCGATGTGTTTTTTCCCGAGCATCTTCCAGAGATCCACACGTTACTCCACTGCCCTGACCTGGAGAACGTTATCCTCGAAGTCGCTTCGCAACTCGACGCTTCTCATGTGCGAGCCATGGCTTTAACCCCGACCCAGGGATTGGCCCGTCAGATGGTCGTCACTCACAACGGCACGCCCTTGCAGGCTCCGGTGGGCCACGCCATCCTGTCGCGCATGTTCGATGTGTTCGGCAACCCCATTGACCGTAAACCGCCTGCCGAGAATCTGCAATGGCGCTCGGTCCACCAACCGTCTCCGCCGTTGAGTCAACGTTCTACCGAACCTGAAGTTTTTGAAACCGGCATTAAGGTTATTGATGTGTTGACACCTTTGGAGCGCGGCGGAAAAACCGGCTTGTTCGGAGGCGCCGGTGTCGGCAAAACCGTGCTACTCACCGAAATGATTCACAACATGGTTCATCAGCATGAAGGGGTGAGCCTGTTCTGCGGCATTGGCGAACGCTGTCGTGAAGGGGAGGAACTGTATCGGGATATGCAACAAGCTGGCGTGCTCGACAACATGGCAATGATCTTCGGCCAGATGAACGAGCCGCCGGGTAGCCGCTTCCGCGTTGGTCACGCCGCCCTGACCATGGCCGAATATTTTCGCGATGATGAGCACCGCGACGTGTTGTTGCTCATCGACAACATCTTCCGCTTTATCCAAGCCGGTTCGGAGATCTCGGGGCTGATGGGCCAGATGCCGTCGCGTCTCGGTTACCAGCCGACTCTGAGCACCGAGCTGTCGCAACTGCAGGAACGCATTGCCAACACCGAGACTGGGGCGATCACCTCGATTCAGGCGGTGTATGTACCGGCGGATGATTTTACCGATCCGGCGGCAGTACATACCTTCTCGCACCTGTCCGCGTCTGTCGTCCTGTCGCGCAAGCGGGCCAGCGAAGGGCTGTACCCGGCCATCGACCCGCTGCAGTCCAATTCAAAAATGGCCAATCCATCGATTGTCGGCCACCACCACGACGCCATCGCCCGCCAGGTGCGTCAGACCCTGGCCCAGTATGAGGAGATGAAAGATATCATCGCCATGCTCGGTCTTGAACAGTTGTCACAAAAGGACCGGGCCATTGTCTCCAAGGCACGCCGCCTGGAACGCTTTCTCACTCAGCCGTTCTTCACCACCGAGCAGTTCAGCGGCATGAGCGGCAAACTGGTCAATCGTGAGCAGGCACTGGAGGGGTGTCAGCAGATTCTCGCCGGTGAGTTTGACGACTGCCCGGAGCAGGCCCTGTACATGGTCGGCACCATCGAGGAAGCGCGCGAAAAATGGCAGACCATTCAGGATAAACAACAGGGAGGTGACGATGAAACTTAG
- the extKL gene encoding multiheme c-type cytochrome ExtKL: MNQSKNISISLLIVLLSATCVFAIGAGVGRDGTIAATKGKAKTLAELIDMYDSTACIDCHEEIHDDWAASPHARPMYGTGRTAATMITAMKNGFMSWAYSGVNGPEDVKVEHLMGCAKCHLPQLADAEDSVAVELVHTLYDWYDAAKAGKTEERAKYEETLLALNINCLICHNRMAITHKWTDGYPQSDTVYGFNEGEHEDEHFTKMKVSPIMNESIFCGQCHGLGPNFELENPTQCATLYGSYLWSYTAEGGHERCQECHMEKSGLGHKILSYSDPTMQEMAVDFDVEAFATRWRDGSKLTPKTVLKVKMTNRAGHAIPDGUPTPNRLVLSVRATTEEEGEIFTKDIIYMPTPQQFGRSDIMGRGPYEKSGIIEDTCLPPGKEVEERFDIFFPTDDVKNAAGKMVRETLEREMDVTVELWYLPFGNKRTSAQLWKEWEKTITIKSDGLGSPR; encoded by the coding sequence ATGAATCAATCTAAAAACATCAGCATTTCTTTGCTGATCGTGCTGCTCAGCGCCACCTGCGTCTTCGCCATTGGCGCCGGCGTTGGTCGTGACGGCACCATCGCAGCCACCAAAGGCAAAGCCAAAACCCTGGCAGAGCTGATCGATATGTACGACTCGACCGCCTGCATTGATTGCCACGAAGAGATTCACGACGACTGGGCGGCATCTCCCCACGCCCGTCCCATGTACGGCACCGGCCGCACCGCTGCCACCATGATCACCGCCATGAAAAACGGTTTCATGTCCTGGGCGTACTCCGGCGTTAACGGTCCGGAAGACGTTAAGGTTGAGCACCTGATGGGCTGCGCCAAGTGTCACCTGCCGCAATTGGCTGACGCCGAAGACAGCGTTGCCGTTGAGCTGGTTCACACCCTGTACGATTGGTACGATGCCGCCAAAGCCGGTAAAACAGAAGAGCGCGCCAAGTACGAGGAAACTCTGCTGGCCCTCAACATCAACTGCCTGATCTGCCACAACCGCATGGCCATCACCCACAAGTGGACCGACGGTTATCCGCAAAGCGATACCGTGTATGGTTTCAACGAAGGAGAGCACGAAGACGAGCACTTCACCAAGATGAAAGTCAGCCCGATCATGAACGAGTCGATCTTCTGTGGTCAGTGCCACGGTCTCGGCCCCAACTTCGAGCTGGAAAACCCCACCCAGTGCGCCACCCTGTACGGCAGCTACCTGTGGTCTTACACCGCTGAAGGTGGCCACGAGCGTTGTCAGGAATGTCACATGGAGAAATCCGGCCTGGGTCACAAGATCCTGAGCTACAGCGATCCCACCATGCAGGAAATGGCTGTTGACTTCGACGTCGAAGCCTTTGCCACCCGCTGGCGTGATGGCAGCAAACTCACTCCGAAAACCGTCCTGAAAGTGAAAATGACCAACCGTGCCGGCCACGCCATCCCTGATGGCTGACCGACCCCTAACCGACTGGTTCTGTCGGTACGTGCAACAACAGAAGAAGAAGGGGAAATTTTCACCAAAGACATCATCTACATGCCGACGCCTCAGCAGTTCGGTCGCAGCGACATCATGGGTCGTGGACCTTACGAGAAGAGCGGCATCATCGAAGACACCTGCCTGCCTCCAGGAAAAGAAGTTGAAGAGCGCTTTGACATCTTCTTCCCCACGGATGACGTGAAAAATGCTGCCGGCAAAATGGTACGAGAAACTCTCGAGCGCGAGATGGACGTCACCGTTGAGCTGTGGTACCTGCCTTTCGGCAACAAGCGGACTTCTGCTCAATTGTGGAAAGAGTGGGAAAAGACCATCACGATCAAGTCAGACGGTCTTGGTAGCCCGCGCTAA
- a CDS encoding AtpZ/AtpI family protein, whose product MSDRKPHQERFHETVDRKAQRKRTEQIRNQQPLWSGFSLFGIVGWSVAIPTLVAIAVGIWLDRHVQGGPSWTLTLLPIGIGLGCLAAWRWVSHEEQQIHHQPETQEEENDDQ is encoded by the coding sequence ATGAGTGATCGCAAGCCACATCAGGAGCGCTTTCACGAAACCGTTGATCGCAAAGCGCAGCGCAAGCGCACGGAGCAGATCCGCAATCAACAACCACTGTGGAGCGGCTTCAGCCTGTTCGGCATTGTCGGCTGGTCCGTGGCAATACCGACATTGGTGGCCATTGCCGTGGGCATCTGGCTGGACCGCCATGTGCAAGGCGGCCCATCGTGGACGTTGACGCTGCTGCCCATCGGCATCGGCCTTGGCTGTCTGGCGGCCTGGCGCTGGGTCTCCCACGAAGAGCAGCAGATTCACCATCAGCCGGAGACGCAAGAGGAGGAGAATGATGACCAGTGA